One Halictus rubicundus isolate RS-2024b chromosome 10, iyHalRubi1_principal, whole genome shotgun sequence genomic window carries:
- the LOC143357919 gene encoding armadillo-like helical domain-containing protein 3, with product MAMAMRKRSGSGSKRQHKGKLVPIYESFFKGEDLTLAHPNFWNELFLIKPMVPHIESEILHMTAEQLNASRENLNALVCHCVDTLVDEHPFRVVYALQTLAAVIQSMYKKASQGDCGFNLIDILVGFDSAEQRMTTLMQHCNNFLTGEYPDSLKALCLKLLLIIVTGMDNVSQNTLLEYVMLNSVFESLVQLLRDTTARSRHGHDAVLLLTLLVNYRKHERANPYIVKLSILDDELALNGYGQVISSSLMDFCRQFAQQRAEIQASWLSSFTSIVGSIFVGEEEAKTQQVRANNALLLALYESTHLNRNFVTTLAYTQSDTSAPPSPNNTLGPNAVAPGAQLPDVMAQPFNLLATFLQYCSIVMQVIRTEAIMSNVKLCFLILSCIAEDQYANSLMHDANLAFRVQLHRVPMHHRKIQDKTAPVQPLAATLLDLLVEFITSHMMKKFPLELYHQCIGVLQRLLCYQKRCRVRLGYQWRDLWTALINLLKFLTTHESHLIKKMNIFPLAIQVVNILNLFITYGDTFLSSPSSYDELFYEIIRMRLIFTNLNAMALRYSTSEAYEYKEHALKLTNCLVNMRDIVNHFPPKIAAWLASESLSTPTEQQILAIIIQNYDSLTLKLQDNLDQYERYSEKPDHVAFFEEMVTGVVIDTRGSIDLSALDTQAILQELSNIS from the exons ATGGCTATGGCTATGAGAAAACGGAGTGGTTCTGGCTCCAAACGCCAGCATAAGGGGAAGCTTGTACCGATATACGAAAGCTTCTTTAAAGGAGAAGACTTAACGTTAGCTCATCCAAATTTTTGGAATGAACTGTTCCTCATAAAACCTATG GTTCCACACATTGAAAGTGAAATTTTACATATGACTGCAGAACAATTAAATGCAAGTAGAGAAAACTTAAATGCCTTGGTCTGCCATTGCGTGGATACATTAGTTGATGAGCATCCTTTCAGAGTTGTCTATGCTCTGCAAACTTTAGCAGCTGTTATACAATCCATGTATAAGAAAGCTAGTCAAGGAGATTGTGGATTTAACTTAATCGATATCCTAGTGGGATTTGATTCTGCTGAACAAAGGATGACAACATTAATGCAGCattgcaataattttttaacag GTGAATACCCTGATAGCTTAAAAGCTTTATGcttgaaattgttattaattattgtaACTGGCATGGACAATGTTAGTCAGAACACTTTGTTGGAGTATGTTATGCTTAATAGTGTTTTTGAATCTCTGGTTCAA TTGCTGAGAGACACAACAGCTAGAAGTCGTCATGGTCATGACGCGGTATTGCTCTTAACACTTCTAGTCAATTATAGGAAGCATGAAAGAGCAAATCCCTATATTGTTAAATTGTCAATTTTAGACGATGAACTAGCTTTAAATGGATATGGTCAAGTAATATCGAGTTCGTTGATGGACTTTTGTAGGCAATTTGCTCAACAAAGAGCAG AAATACAAGCATCTTGGCTGTCTTCCTTCACTAGCATAGTAGGAAGCATATTTGTTGGAGAAGAAGAAGCAAAAACGCAACAAGTTCGTGCGAATAACGCATTGTTACTAGCGCTTTATGAGTCTACACACTTAAATCGTAATTTTGTAACAACTTTGGCTTATACACAAAGCGATACAAGTGCTCCGCCCTCTCCTAACAATACATTAGGGCCAAACGCGGTGGCTCCTGGAGCGCAATTACCAGATGTGATGGCCCAACCATTTAATTTGTTGGCGACGTTCTTACAATATTG TTCGATAGTTATGCAAGTTATCAGAACAGAAGCAATAATGAGTAATGTCAAATTGTGCTTCCTTATATTAAGCTGCATCGCGGAAGATCAGTACGCAAATAGCTTGATGCATGATGCAAACTTGGCTTTCAGAGTTCAGCTTCATAGAGTACCAATGCACCACAGGAAGATTCAAGATAAAACAGCACCTGTACAACCATTGGCTGCTACATTACTTG ATTTGCTTGTTGAATTCATTACATCGCACATGATGAAAAAATTCCCACTTGAACTTTACCATCAGTGCATTGGAGTTTTGCAAAGACTGCTCTGCTATCAAAAAAGATGTAGAGTCCGACTCGGTTATCAATGGAGAGATCTTTGGACAGCATTGATTAATCTACTCAAGTTCTTAACCACCCATGAAAGCCACCTTATTAAGAAAATGAACATCTTTCCGTTAGCCATTCAG GTtgtgaatattttaaatttgtttattacTTATGGAGATACATTTCTATCTTCACCGAGCAGCTACGATGAACTGTTTTATGAGATAATACGAATGAGACTTATTTTCACAAATTTGAATGCAATGG CACTCCGATATTCAACAAGTGAAGCTTACGAGTACAAAGAGCACGCGCTGAAATTAACAAATTGTTTGGTGAACATGAGAGACATAGTAAATCATTTTCCACCAAAGATAGCGGCATGGTTGGCCAGCGAAAGTTTGTCGACTCCGACGGAACAACAGATTTTAGCGATCATAATACAGAATTATGATAGCCTTACGTTGAAATTACAAGATAATTTAGATCAATATGAGAGATATTCTGAAAAACCTGATCACGTTGCATTTTTTGAAGAAATG GTAACCGGAGTTGTTATTGATACAAGAGGATCGATAGACTTGAGCGCATTGGACACGCAGGCTATATTGCAGGAATTATCGAATATTTCGTAA
- the LOC143357925 gene encoding uncharacterized protein LOC143357925 yields the protein MIGKFVTKVIQSLPSWEVTKYYGRVCIYQFKCLKYKVQTSEAWFNFKCKFMPGSLRNELECEDVVQPKSKDDKVKQKAKDISLKTQTCQKKQPDTKKEDDECLNPYVTEEKCQEDYTRKKQRKMKQAR from the exons ATGATTGGTAAATTTGTTACTAAAGTAATACAG TCATTGCCATCATGGGAAGTGACAAAATATTATGGAAGAGTATGTATATATCAATTCAAATGTTTGAAATATAAAGTTCAGACAAGTGAAGCATGGTTTAACTTTAAGTGCAAATTTATGCCAGGTAGTCTTCGTAATGAACTCGAATGTGAGGACGTTGTTCAACCAAAGA GCAAAGATGATAAAGTTAAACAGAAAGCAAAAGATATAAGCTTAAAGACTCAGACTTGCCAAAAGAAGCAACCTGATACCAAGAAAGAGGACGATGAATGTTTAAATCCTTATGTTACTGAGGAAAAGTGTCAAGAAGATTATAcaagaaagaaacaaagaaag ATGAAACAAGCTCGGTAA